The window CTACGGCATGTGTGGCGAGCGCGGCGTGCTCTGGCACGGTGCCGATCAGGTCGACGAGATCCAGAGCCTCGACGGCGCGCCCGACGACGCCTACTTCGAGACCGAGTCCTCGGAGGTCAACAACTCCGGCGGAGCCAACGTCGCAGAGGCGTTCGACGAGGAGATGACGATGTTCTGGAGCACGGTCGCCGACCGGTACGCCGGCGAGCCGCACGTCATCTTCGACATCTTCAACGAGCCGACCGGTCCCTACGCGGGCGACTGGGGTACGCCCACCCGCGAGCCCGGTGAGGGCGGCGAGGTCGGTCTCAACACCGACGTCCAGCACGAGAACGCCGAACCGTTCTGGGAGCTGTTCCTGGAGCGCGTCGCGCCGTGGATCAAGATCGTCGAGGAGAACGCGCCCGGCAGCGTGAAGACGGTCGGGTCGCCCCGGTGGAGCCAGTACACCTACTGGGCGAAGGACCACGAGGTCCAGGACGTCGGCTCCACGTACAGCGACATCACCAACATGTGTTACACGGGGCACCGCTACACGCACGAGAGCCTCCAGCCCATGGGCGAGTACTACGGGGCGGCCGCCGAGGAAGTCCCGATGTTCTTCAACGAGTGGGGCTGGTTCGTCGGTGGCGGCAACAACGACTTCGTCTTCATCGACGGTGCCACCGAGGAGTACCCCAGCGACGCCGACCGCGGCGAGGACTGGGTGGAGACCAGCGCCAAGGCCAACCAGGCCGAGGACTACCAGACCTTCTTCGACGAGTACCCGGTCCATCCGATCGCCTGGAACTTCGACCACACCTGGGACCCGCCGTTCTTCCAGGGCGAGGCCTTCGACGAGCTGGTCGAGTACAACCGCGGTCACGCTCAGTGGTGGCAGGAGTACGTCCAGAGCCACGCGGACGAAGACCAGCCCCAGGATCCCGACAGCGAGGACTGCGAGGACACGACCACGCCCACGCCGACGGGCCCGTCGATGCCGTCCAGCCTGTCCCAGTCCGACTCCACGGCCTCGTCGGTCACGGTCACGTGGAGCGAGCCCAGCAGCACGGGCGCCGGCATAGACTACTACAGAGTCGAGACCGCCGGCATGAGCAAGCAGGTGTCGGGCACGACGGCCACCGTCGAGGGCCTCGACTCCGACACGGACTACGACGTCTCCGTCACTGCCGTCGACACCGCGGGCAACACGTCCAGCGCGGCCACGACCGTGGCGACGACGGACCCCAGCGACGGTACGACCCCGTCCGACGCCGAGGTCTACCTCGAGATGGCCTCGACCACGGACAGCGGCATGGCCAAGGCGAACATCATGCTCTCGCAGGCCCCGTCGGGCCTGTCGGGCTACCGCGTCGCCGTCACCGTCGCCGACACCTCGGTCGCGACGATCGCGAACGCCATGCTGGAGAACAGCCCGATGCAGACGCTGGGCGACTACCCGCAGTACTCCGACGACGGCTCCACGGTGACCATCGCGGGCGCCGACCTCTCGGAGAACGTCGGCGACGGCGCCGAGGACGTCCAGCTCGGCTCGGTCACCTTCCAGGCGGAGACCGAATCCGGCTCGACCGACGTCATGGTCGCCGTCCAGAACATCGACAACAACGCCGGCGACGCCTTCCCGGTCACGACGTCGGGCACGAGCCTGCAGATCGGCTCGACCGGTCCCGGTCCGATCAACGGCACCGAGCCGACGGACCCGGACGGTGACGGTCTCTACGAGGACCTCAACGGCAACGGCGAGGTCGACTACGACGACATCGTCATCTACTTCAACCACATGGAGGAGCCGGAGCTGACCGACTACGTCGACTACTACGACTTCAACGACAACGACGACATCGACTTCGACGACGTCGTCCAGCTGTTCGGCGAAGTCAACTGACGAACGCGTAGCCGCGGCGACCGGCCGGTCCCGGTCCGCCCGCTCTCGGGGGTAGAGCGCGGCGACCGCGGACGCCGTCGCCCGACCGCATCGGAGACCGACCAGACAACCAGCGCAGTGCCGTCGCTTTCTGCCGAGTCGTCGCTCTTTCGCGATATCATACCGATGACCAACGAACCGAACAGATCCACAGACGGACGTACGGAGGGACAGAACATCGACCGAGTCGCGTCTGGCTCGTCCCGGCGGGACTTCCTGAAGGCGACGGCGGCCGCGGGCGCGCTCGCGGCGGGCGTCGGTAGCGGCGTCGTCGGCACGTCGACCGCAGGGATTCCGACTCCCCGGTTGAGCGTCGACGGCAACCTGATCAAGGACCCGCAGGGCGAGGCGGTCAAGCTGCGGGGGCTGAACATCGCCGACCCGAAGCGGCTCTCGGTGACGGCGCCCGCGCGGGGAAAGACGCCAGAGCAGCTCATCCGGTGGCTGACGAACGCCGACGAGGGGTGGTACCCGCGGGTGCTCCGGGTGCCGGTCCAGCCGGTCGACATCGGCGAGCACCCGCCGGGGCCGGTCGCGGAGGACAACGGGGACGACCCTGCACCGCCGGTACCGGCGTTCGACCAGGACCAGCTCGAGTCGTACCTCGAGACGTACCTGGACCCGGTCGTCGACCTCTGCGCGGAGCGAGGCGTCTACTGCATCGTCGACTACCACCGCCACTGGGACGGCGTCCAGTGGGCGGAGAGTCAGAAGGGGCCGATCAACGAGCCGCTGCAGGAGGAGGTACTGGGCTTCTGGCAGACGGTCGCGCCTCGCTACGCCGACAGCAGCCACGTGTTCTTCGAGATCTACAACGAACCGACCGAGCCGGGCTTCTACAGCTCGCGGTACAAGAACGGTGATCCGGCCCCCTGGATGCAGGACAAGTGGGACCTGTGGCGCGAGCTGGCCCAGCCGTGGGTCGACGCCATCCGCGAGCACTCGGAGAACCTGATCATCGTCGGCTCGCCGGGCTGGAGTCAGACGCCCGAGGGGGCGACCATCTACGGCGAGTTCGACGGCGGGAACCTCTCGTACGCATACCACACCTATCCCGGCCACGCGGCCAACAACGAGAACACCTGGGCCGAACAGGGCGGCCACGACTACAGCGGCGTCGAGGGGGCCTTCGAGGAGGTGCCGCTGTTCGTCACGGAGTTCGGCTGGCAGGACGAGTTCTCGGGCTACGACCCCCACCGCTGGATCAGCGGGACCACCGACGGGTTCGGACAGCCCTTCGTCGACTGGCTCGAGTCCGAGCCCTCGCTGCACTGGACGGCGTGGTGCGCCGATCCAGTCTGGCTGCCGGCGATGTTCGAACGCGGGTTCGAGACCGGCGGCGAGACCGACGCCGTCGGGAACCCCTACGAGGAGGAGATTCCCACCCACTGCGAGGACCTGCCCTGCGAGTGGGAACTGCGCGGCAATCCCGACATGGGCGCGCTGGTCAAGGAGACGCTCGCGGAGACGCGCGACGACGGGATTCCCAGCGGCGAGGGCCCCGAGACGCCGACTGAGGACACGCCGACCGACGGGACGCCGACCGACGACACCCCGACGGAGGACACGCCGGCCGACGACGGCCCGAACTGGCCCGACGGCACGACGGACCCGGACGGCGACGGGGCCTACGAGGACCTCAACGGCAACGGCGAGGTCGACTATTCCGACGTCGTCGAGTACTTCGAGAACATGGACAGCGAGGGAATGCAGAACAACGTCGAGTACTACGACTACAACGGCAACGGCGAAATCGACTACGACGACCTCGTCGCGCTGTTCGGCGAGGTACAGTGATCCGCCTGCGGTAGCCGACGGTATCGGGAGCGACGCCCCGGATCGCTCCGGCTCCCGCTCGCCAGGCCACGCGCTCCGCGCGGTAATATCCGGGGCAAGTAACGGTAAATTATTTACCTCCTCGCCCGTTTCTATCGCAGGATGTCAGAGCGAAACGAGGTGGGGAGACGCAGCGTACTCAAGACAGTTGGGGGAATCACTGCCGCTTCGGTCCTGGGGGGGACCGCGACGGCGCCGGCCCTCGCCGCGCACGAGGACGACGAGACGCCGGTGCGCGTCAACCAGGTCGGCTACCCGGTCGACGAGGCCAAGCGCGCCATCGTCACGTCGGCGACTGCCGACGTCAGCGGCCTCGACTCCTTCGAGGTCGTCGACGCCGACAGCGGCGAGACGGTCACCAGCGGCTCGCTGAGCGAGGCCGTGACCGACGAGCTCACGGACAAGTCCACGGGCCACTCGATCAAGTGGGCCGACTTCAGCGACCTCTCCGAGTCCGGCACGTACAGGGTCGTCGTGGGCGACCACGAGTCCCGGCCGTTCGAGGTGGGTGAACCCAGCGAAGTCTACGGCGACGTGCTGGCCGACGTCGGTCGCCTGTACACGATCAAGCGGGCGAACACGCACATCGACGACCCGGAGACCGGACTCGACATCGGCCCGGGCCACATGCAGGACGAGGAGGCCATCGTCCAGGAGCCGGAGACCTCCGACTTCCTGAACGACTACGAGCCCGGCGACACCATCGACGTGACCGGCGGCTGGTACGACGCCGGCGACTACGGCAAGTACGTCATCACGCACACCGTGGCAGCGTCGCAGATGCTGCTGGCCTACGAACGCAACCCCGAGGCGTTCTCGGTGGGGCAGTTCAACATCCCGGACAGCGTCGACGACCCCAACGTCGGGGAGATGCCCGACGTGCTAGCGGAGGCCCGCTACGGGCTGCAGTTCCTCGAGAAGATGCAGCGGCCCGACGGCGCGCTGTTCTTCAAGGTCGCCAAGTCCGGGCCCGACGAGGCCTTCCCGGGCATGGAGGTCGCGCCCTCGGAGGTCGACGCCGACCGGTACGTTCTGGGCCTGTCCTCGGCCGCGACGGCCATGGCCGTCGGCACGTTCGCGCTGGCCGCCCGCGTCTTCCGGGAGTACGGCGACGACGACTACGCCGACACCATGCTCGAGCGGGCCGAGAACGGCTTCGAGTGGCTCCAGGAGAACCCCGACACCGTCTGGGAGCAGTCGATGTACCAGGACTCCGCGTCCGGTACGTACGGCCGTCAGCCGCTGGGCGACGACGCCGACGGCCAGGAGGACGCCGCCGAGCGCTACTGGGCAGCCGCGGAGCTGCTTCGCACGACCGGCGACAGCACCTACGACGACTACATCCAGAACGACCTCCCGCAGTACGAGTCCTACGACGGTGCTGTCGAGATCCCGTCCTCGACGGGGTATCGGGGACCCGTCAGTTGGAACACCACGATCTCGCTGGGTCACTACGCCTACGCTCACACCGACGGCGCCGACGCCGACGTCGCGGAGTCGGTAGTCACGGGCGTGACCTGGAACAGCCAGCGGATCGCCAACGGGACGGACGCCTACGGCACCGGCGTCTACGACTTCTACTGGAGCTGGGTCAACGCCGGCGTCTCGCGGGCGACTCAGATGTCCTGGGCGGCGGACCTTGGTTCCGACACGGACTACACCTGGGCGCCGCTGCACTACGCGCTGGGCCGGTCCGCGACGGGCTACTCCTACGTCACGGGTCACGGCGAGAAGTCCACGGAGAACCCCCACGACCGGATCATCCAGAGCCAGAACATGGACGATCCGATCCCGGGGATGCTCGTGAGCGGCCCGCACGCGAACATCTGGAACGAGAACGGGGAGCTGCAGTACGACGGTCCCCTGGGCGACCACATCACCCAGGAGACGCCGCACCAGCTGTCCTACGTCGACGATCACGGCTCGTACGTGGTCAACGAGTGGGCCATCGACTACACGGCGCCGCTGTTCTTCGCGCTGGCCGAGATCCCCGGCATGACGGCGTCCGAAGACGACGATGACGACGATGACGGCGACGACGAGGAGAGCCAGGTCGCGATCGAACTGGCGTCCTCGAACGTCTCGCCCGACGGCAGCGCGATGGCGGACGTCGTCCTCTCGGACGCTCCCGCGGGCGTCTCCGGCTACGAGGTGACCGTCGAGGTCGCCGATCCCTCGGTGGCGACGATCACCGGTGCCAACTTCGACGACACGCCGCTGCAGACGGTCGGCGAGGAGCCCTCGCCCAGCGACGACGGCGCCTCGATCACGGTCCAGGCCGCCGACCTGAGCGAGAGCGTCCAGGACGGCGCCGCGGACGTCGAGCTCGTCGAGGTCGGGCTGCAGGCCCAGTCCGCCGGCGAGACGGCCGTCTCCGTCAGCGTCGGGAACCTCGACGACGACGACGGCGAGGAGGTCTCCGTCGCGACGACCGGCGATACGCTGGTCGTCGCGACCGAATCGCTGCCGACCGTCGGCGACTCCGAGTCGGCGCCGACCGACCCGGACGGCGACGGCCAGTACGAGGACCTCAACGGCAACGGCGAGGTCGACTACGACGACGTGGTGCTGTACTTCCAGCACCGGGAGGATCCCGCGATCGCCGACAACGTCGACGCCTACGACTACAACGGCAACGACGACATCGACTTCGACGACGTCGTCCAGCTGTTCAAGGAGCGCAGCTCGGCTGAGTGACGGCGCCGGTCACCTGACCGTCCCCGGAGCGGCCGGGGGCTAGATCAGGGACCGTTCGACGCGAGCGCGCAGCGAAGTTCCGACGGCTGCCGTTCGGGGGCGAACCACTCCCGAACTATACCAAATTTTTTATGACGTTGTTGCTAATTGTCTCTCCGTACCCGTGGAACAAACGGGGGGATTCATCGATGAAGAGATCTGACAGTGCTTCTAATCGGGGGGAAGAGCGGACGAACGACGCGGAACCGACCGACGGGACCGTCGCCGGTGCAGCAGCGGCGGGGCTTTCCCGGCGCCGGTTCCTGCGCGCCAGTGCGGCGGCGACCGCGGCCGGCGTTGGACTCGGCGCGAGCGGTTCGGCGGCGGCCGAGCGGGTCGAGGAGAACTGCGAGACGGACGCGACCAACCCGACGGACATCGGGCTCGACGAGGACTGGCTCCTCATCAACAACGTGTGGGGGATGGAGTCCGCCCAGCAGTGCATCTGGCTGGAGGACGACGGTACCTTCGGCTACGACATCGACTCGTCGGGGCTGAGTACCGACTCGCCGAACTATCCCCAGACGCTGCTGGGAACCAAGCCCTGGGGGACCGACACCGGTGCAGCGGACTTCCCCGTCCGCCGAGACGAGGTCGACGAACTGATCCTCGAGATCGACGCTGACGTCGGTCTCTCCGGTGGCGAGTGGAACCTGGCCGAGGAGTGGTGGCTGCTGGAGCAGCCCGTCAGTCAGGAGACCCAGACCCACCGATACGAGATCATGCTCGTGCTCGACTGGAGCAGCCAGCACCAGCACGGCAACATGATCGATCGGGGCGCCTGGACCGACCAGTTCGGCAATACGATCGACCACTGGACGACCTACACGGGCGGCGGCGGCACCAACGCCGACTTCTACATCTTCCGCGTCCAGGGCGGGATGCAGTCCGGGAAGGTCGACATGAAGGAGATCATCGACTACCTGTCCGAGAACCACGGCGTCCGCAGCGACCTGCTCGTCAGCGGCATCGAAGTCGGCGACGAGTACTGGGGCGACGTGACGGGCACGACGACCTACAACGAGATTTCCGTCACCGTCAACGGCAACACGTACACCACCGGTAGCGGTACCGGCGACGACAACGGCAACACCGGCGGTAGCGACACCACGGCGCCGTCGTCGCCCGAGAACTTCCGGACGGTGGCCACGGGCGACACGTCGATCACCGTCTCGTGGGAGTCCGTCAGCGACTCCGGCGGCTCCGGACTCGATCACTACGTCGTCTCCGGGGGCGGTCGAGAGGTGACCGTCCCGGCCGGAACGACCGAGGCCACGATCGAGAACCTCCAGCCCGCGACGACCTACGATCTGTCCGTTGTGGCCGTCGACGGCGCGGGCAACGAGTCCAGTCCCGCCACGCACAGCACGGCGACGGAGAGTTCGGACGACAACGGCGGCGGGGAGAGCAGCACCGTGTCCGTCGACCTCGCGTCCGCCGACATCGGCACCGGCGCCGAGACGACGGCCGCCGTCGTCCTGGACGAGGCGCCGGGCGGCGTCTCCGGGTTCGACGTCACCGTCAGCGTCGCGGATCCGTCTGTCGCGTCCATCAGCAGCGCGTCGGTCGGTGGCGGCCTGAATTCGATCGGCGACGAGCCGTCGCCCAGCGGCGGCGGATCGACGGCGTCGATCAGCGGGGCCGATCTGAGCGAGAGCGTCTCCGAGGGCGCGACCGACGTCGAACTGGCGACGGTGACGCTGGTCGGCCAGTCCGACGGCGAGACCGATGTCAGCGTCGACGTCTCGAACCTCGACGCCAACGACGGCGACGAGCTCTCCGTCTCTACGGGGAGCGCGACGCTGACGGTCGGCACGACCGGACCGAGCTGGCCGGAGGACGCGACCGACCCGGACGGCGACGGCACGTACGAGGACCTCAACGGCAACGGCGAGGCCGACTACTCCGACGTCGTCGAGTACTTCAACAACATGGACGAGCCGGAGATGACGAACAACGTCGAGTACTACGACTACAACGGTAACAGCGAGATCGACTTCGCGGACGTGGTCGACCTGTTCGGAGAGGTTCAGTGACGACCGCGACGGAGTGACGGCGAGGGCCGACTCCGAAGCGGACCGGTCCGCCCGCCGCCGGCGTCGGACGGTCGGTTTCCGACGCCGCCCCGAAATCTCCGGGAATGCGGCTCCCGGACGGAATCCGTACCGAGCCCTCGCCCGTCGTCCGCGACGACCCGACAGAGCCGGTCGCGGACGTCCAGCGACGGCGCGCCGAGCGCACGTCGCTGCCCCTCGGGAGAACCGGCTCGGCGGGATTGATCGGCCGTGACTGGTTTCGACGAAGCCTGCTGGCGCGATCGCCTTCTTTATCATTATATTAATTTACAAGGAGCCGCAATAATGGGGCCGGGGGGAGAAGGTATGCCAAGTACGCGTAGATGCCCGCACAGAAACGAACCGAAGCATACGATACGGGAGCACGCGCGACGAGGGGGTGAGAGCCCGTGAGCGGCGAGCGGTCCGGAGCCGATTCGTCGCTGACGACGGCTACCCGACGGTCGTTCCTGCGAGCCGTAGGTGCCGGCGCGACAGCCGCTGTCGGTGGGAGCGCTGTCGCCGGGTCCGCGGCCGCACAGGGAATCCCGACGCCGTGGCTCCACCGCGACGGCAAGTGGATCAGGGATCCCAGCGACAACGAGGTGGTGCTCCGCGGACTGAACGTTCCCGACGCGAAGCGGATGAACGCCAAGGAGTTCCGCCCGGACGCCGACGAGACCATCGAGCGTGCGACCAGCGCGGAGGAGGGCTGGTACACGCGGATCGTCCGGCTACCGGTCCAGCCGCTGGACATCGGCGGCCACGACGCCGGCGGGATGCCGCCGGTGCCGGCGTTCGACCAGAGTCAGCTGGAGAGTTACGTCGAGAACCACCTCCGGCCAGCCGTGGACCTCTGTGCCGAGCAGGGCGTCTACTGCATCGTCGACTACCACCGTCACCGGGGGCAGTCCGACGAGTACCTGTACACGAGCGACGCCATCGACGAGGAACTGACGACGTTCTGGGAGACGGTGGCGCCGGAGTTCGCAGAGGACCCGCACGTTCTCTACGAGGTGTACAACGAACCCATCGCTCCCTTCCAGGGCCACTACGAGCCCAACGTCAGCGTCGATCCGACCGACGACGAGGCCATCGAGACGTGGCGGACCTGGAAGGAAGCGGCCCAGCCGTGGGTGGACACGATCCGGGAGCACGCGCCCCGTAACCTGATCCTGATCGGCTCCCCCCGCTGGTCCCAGTGGACCTACCAGGCGCCCAACGACGAGTTCGAGGGCGACAACCTGGCCTACGTCGGCCACGTCTACGCCCACGAGAACCTCCGGCCGCTCTCGGAGTACTTCGGGACCCCCGCCGAGGAGGTCCCCGTCTTCCTGACCGAGTTCGGCTGGGGCCCCCACGGCGCCGACTACCTGAAGGGCACCGCCGAGGAGGAGGGCCAGGACTTCCTGGACTTCTTCGAGGCCTACGAGAACGTCCACTGGCAGGTCTGGTGTTTCGACTCGAAGTGGTCGCCGGCGATGCTCGACCACGACTGGTCGCTCAACGCCTACGGCCAGTTCTGGAAGGACTACCTCGCGGAGAAGCGCGACGCGCACGTGCCCGGCGGGGAGTCCGAGGAGACGCCGACCGACACGCCCGAGACGCCGCCGGACACGCCGGAGGGAGCAGCGGTCGAACCGATCGACGGCACGATGCCGACGGATCCGAACGGCGACGGGCTCTACGAGGACCTCAACGGCAACGGCGAGGCCGACTACTCCGACGTCGTCCGGTACTTCAACAACATGGACGAGCCGGCGATGACGAACCACACGGCGGCCTACGACTACAACGGCAACGGCGAGATCGACTTCGCCGACCTCGTCGACCTGTTCGGGGCGGTGGAGTGACGATGGACGAACGCACGCAGCGCGCGGACGCACAGGCATCCGAACGATCGAGCGATTACGACACTATGAGCGAACGCAACGCATCTAACGGTGGGGAGAACAGTGGAATGAGCGAACGCGACGCATCTAACGGTGGGGAGACGAGCGGACTCGACAGGCGGACCTTCGTGAAGACGACGGGCGCAGCGGGCGCCGCGACCGCCCTCGGTACGGGGGCGTCGGGCTCGGCGGTCGCCCAGGACGGTAGCTGGGAGTCCGAGGCCGAACAGCGCATCGAGGAACACCGCAAGGGCGATCTGGAGATCCAGGTCGAGGACGGGAACGGCAACCCGATCCCGGACGCCGACGTCTCCGTCGAGATGCAGGAGCACGAGTTCGTGTTCGGGACGGCCGTCCACGCCG of the Halomicrobium salinisoli genome contains:
- a CDS encoding cellulase family glycosylhydrolase; the protein is MTNEPNRSTDGRTEGQNIDRVASGSSRRDFLKATAAAGALAAGVGSGVVGTSTAGIPTPRLSVDGNLIKDPQGEAVKLRGLNIADPKRLSVTAPARGKTPEQLIRWLTNADEGWYPRVLRVPVQPVDIGEHPPGPVAEDNGDDPAPPVPAFDQDQLESYLETYLDPVVDLCAERGVYCIVDYHRHWDGVQWAESQKGPINEPLQEEVLGFWQTVAPRYADSSHVFFEIYNEPTEPGFYSSRYKNGDPAPWMQDKWDLWRELAQPWVDAIREHSENLIIVGSPGWSQTPEGATIYGEFDGGNLSYAYHTYPGHAANNENTWAEQGGHDYSGVEGAFEEVPLFVTEFGWQDEFSGYDPHRWISGTTDGFGQPFVDWLESEPSLHWTAWCADPVWLPAMFERGFETGGETDAVGNPYEEEIPTHCEDLPCEWELRGNPDMGALVKETLAETRDDGIPSGEGPETPTEDTPTDGTPTDDTPTEDTPADDGPNWPDGTTDPDGDGAYEDLNGNGEVDYSDVVEYFENMDSEGMQNNVEYYDYNGNGEIDYDDLVALFGEVQ
- a CDS encoding fibronectin type III domain-containing protein, whose protein sequence is MTNDDFNADAQSDKKVASDGSGTTRRTVLKGATATAAGLTLGSSMVGNSMAQAGQGIPTPKLEREGNKLVDECGNEVILRGVNIVDPARANRGWRGATADEMIEMATANTDWPNTVIRLPMQPQDISAAPDRSGNNESHHIHGDNWGPALPVAFTQEELDTYLERFVDPLVDMAAERGFYIQLDYHRHYPIFHQAQYEDEVSEWQRCGQETFANDYGMCGERGVLWHGADQVDEIQSLDGAPDDAYFETESSEVNNSGGANVAEAFDEEMTMFWSTVADRYAGEPHVIFDIFNEPTGPYAGDWGTPTREPGEGGEVGLNTDVQHENAEPFWELFLERVAPWIKIVEENAPGSVKTVGSPRWSQYTYWAKDHEVQDVGSTYSDITNMCYTGHRYTHESLQPMGEYYGAAAEEVPMFFNEWGWFVGGGNNDFVFIDGATEEYPSDADRGEDWVETSAKANQAEDYQTFFDEYPVHPIAWNFDHTWDPPFFQGEAFDELVEYNRGHAQWWQEYVQSHADEDQPQDPDSEDCEDTTTPTPTGPSMPSSLSQSDSTASSVTVTWSEPSSTGAGIDYYRVETAGMSKQVSGTTATVEGLDSDTDYDVSVTAVDTAGNTSSAATTVATTDPSDGTTPSDAEVYLEMASTTDSGMAKANIMLSQAPSGLSGYRVAVTVADTSVATIANAMLENSPMQTLGDYPQYSDDGSTVTIAGADLSENVGDGAEDVQLGSVTFQAETESGSTDVMVAVQNIDNNAGDAFPVTTSGTSLQIGSTGPGPINGTEPTDPDGDGLYEDLNGNGEVDYDDIVIYFNHMEEPELTDYVDYYDFNDNDDIDFDDVVQLFGEVN
- a CDS encoding fibronectin type III domain-containing protein; translated protein: MKRSDSASNRGEERTNDAEPTDGTVAGAAAAGLSRRRFLRASAAATAAGVGLGASGSAAAERVEENCETDATNPTDIGLDEDWLLINNVWGMESAQQCIWLEDDGTFGYDIDSSGLSTDSPNYPQTLLGTKPWGTDTGAADFPVRRDEVDELILEIDADVGLSGGEWNLAEEWWLLEQPVSQETQTHRYEIMLVLDWSSQHQHGNMIDRGAWTDQFGNTIDHWTTYTGGGGTNADFYIFRVQGGMQSGKVDMKEIIDYLSENHGVRSDLLVSGIEVGDEYWGDVTGTTTYNEISVTVNGNTYTTGSGTGDDNGNTGGSDTTAPSSPENFRTVATGDTSITVSWESVSDSGGSGLDHYVVSGGGREVTVPAGTTEATIENLQPATTYDLSVVAVDGAGNESSPATHSTATESSDDNGGGESSTVSVDLASADIGTGAETTAAVVLDEAPGGVSGFDVTVSVADPSVASISSASVGGGLNSIGDEPSPSGGGSTASISGADLSESVSEGATDVELATVTLVGQSDGETDVSVDVSNLDANDGDELSVSTGSATLTVGTTGPSWPEDATDPDGDGTYEDLNGNGEADYSDVVEYFNNMDEPEMTNNVEYYDYNGNSEIDFADVVDLFGEVQ
- a CDS encoding glycoside hydrolase family 9 protein, whose translation is MSERNEVGRRSVLKTVGGITAASVLGGTATAPALAAHEDDETPVRVNQVGYPVDEAKRAIVTSATADVSGLDSFEVVDADSGETVTSGSLSEAVTDELTDKSTGHSIKWADFSDLSESGTYRVVVGDHESRPFEVGEPSEVYGDVLADVGRLYTIKRANTHIDDPETGLDIGPGHMQDEEAIVQEPETSDFLNDYEPGDTIDVTGGWYDAGDYGKYVITHTVAASQMLLAYERNPEAFSVGQFNIPDSVDDPNVGEMPDVLAEARYGLQFLEKMQRPDGALFFKVAKSGPDEAFPGMEVAPSEVDADRYVLGLSSAATAMAVGTFALAARVFREYGDDDYADTMLERAENGFEWLQENPDTVWEQSMYQDSASGTYGRQPLGDDADGQEDAAERYWAAAELLRTTGDSTYDDYIQNDLPQYESYDGAVEIPSSTGYRGPVSWNTTISLGHYAYAHTDGADADVAESVVTGVTWNSQRIANGTDAYGTGVYDFYWSWVNAGVSRATQMSWAADLGSDTDYTWAPLHYALGRSATGYSYVTGHGEKSTENPHDRIIQSQNMDDPIPGMLVSGPHANIWNENGELQYDGPLGDHITQETPHQLSYVDDHGSYVVNEWAIDYTAPLFFALAEIPGMTASEDDDDDDDGDDEESQVAIELASSNVSPDGSAMADVVLSDAPAGVSGYEVTVEVADPSVATITGANFDDTPLQTVGEEPSPSDDGASITVQAADLSESVQDGAADVELVEVGLQAQSAGETAVSVSVGNLDDDDGEEVSVATTGDTLVVATESLPTVGDSESAPTDPDGDGQYEDLNGNGEVDYDDVVLYFQHREDPAIADNVDAYDYNGNDDIDFDDVVQLFKERSSAE
- a CDS encoding cellulase family glycosylhydrolase produces the protein MSGERSGADSSLTTATRRSFLRAVGAGATAAVGGSAVAGSAAAQGIPTPWLHRDGKWIRDPSDNEVVLRGLNVPDAKRMNAKEFRPDADETIERATSAEEGWYTRIVRLPVQPLDIGGHDAGGMPPVPAFDQSQLESYVENHLRPAVDLCAEQGVYCIVDYHRHRGQSDEYLYTSDAIDEELTTFWETVAPEFAEDPHVLYEVYNEPIAPFQGHYEPNVSVDPTDDEAIETWRTWKEAAQPWVDTIREHAPRNLILIGSPRWSQWTYQAPNDEFEGDNLAYVGHVYAHENLRPLSEYFGTPAEEVPVFLTEFGWGPHGADYLKGTAEEEGQDFLDFFEAYENVHWQVWCFDSKWSPAMLDHDWSLNAYGQFWKDYLAEKRDAHVPGGESEETPTDTPETPPDTPEGAAVEPIDGTMPTDPNGDGLYEDLNGNGEADYSDVVRYFNNMDEPAMTNHTAAYDYNGNGEIDFADLVDLFGAVE